A stretch of the Leptospira kirschneri serovar Cynopteri str. 3522 CT genome encodes the following:
- a CDS encoding SET domain-containing protein translates to MLLVPTYIADSPIGGFGLFAGRDIQKGELIWKYHPKTVWVLTDSELNSLPNSVQEMFRTYSYLTEGKWFYCSDNSKFMNHSDDPNTKEDFTSDQTNPTGQDSATRLILKGEELTCNYKLFDDNWKIKLGLIS, encoded by the coding sequence ATGCTTTTAGTTCCCACTTACATCGCAGATTCTCCGATCGGCGGTTTTGGCCTCTTTGCAGGTCGAGATATTCAAAAAGGAGAATTGATTTGGAAATATCATCCTAAAACTGTCTGGGTTTTAACTGACTCCGAATTAAATTCACTCCCGAATTCCGTTCAAGAAATGTTTCGCACATATTCTTATCTAACAGAAGGGAAATGGTTTTACTGTTCTGATAATTCCAAATTTATGAACCACAGTGACGATCCAAATACGAAAGAGGATTTTACGAGCGATCAAACCAATCCGACAGGACAGGATAGCGCGACTAGACTAATTCTAAAAGGAGAAGAGCTTACTTGTAATTATAAGCTCTTTGACGATAATTGGAAAATCAAACTCGGTTTAATCTCTTGA
- a CDS encoding DUF3095 domain-containing protein codes for MIQTVDQKAALNTQNFYKYLPSLSSFTDIIEPSNYFTVPDDWNLIITDVVNSTDAIRSGHYKDVNIAGCITAMAVSNLMGDMDYPFLFGGDGMTLLLPDSVLPGVKDILFSIRELVKSNFGLKLRAGIVNVGELKRTGKELKLCKLKISDFYNQAILTGNALDVAESFIKNDDFSNPYIIPLTHKIKIKPDFTGFTCRWQDIPSHRGETVSFIVKMNSSSVASDQELLKIVLDQVSLLLGSDVEIHPLKEEKIKVDLSGKYPSKEATVHSGSRTGIFHFLRRIKIKIEGLAVNLAIKTQWRFGPKVNGKELRELRKSQVIASDFRKYDGTLKMVIACDSSSRESFLKFLDDLYRQGKLFYGYHVSDRALMTCALHEGSIREVHFVDSADGGYALAAAQLKEQIKTSRD; via the coding sequence ATGATTCAAACCGTTGATCAAAAAGCCGCATTAAACACTCAGAATTTTTATAAATATCTACCTTCGCTTTCTTCCTTTACGGATATTATAGAACCTTCCAATTATTTTACCGTTCCGGACGATTGGAATTTAATCATTACGGACGTAGTAAATTCTACGGATGCTATTCGAAGTGGACATTATAAAGACGTAAACATTGCGGGTTGTATCACTGCAATGGCGGTTTCTAATCTTATGGGAGATATGGACTATCCATTTTTATTCGGTGGAGATGGAATGACTTTGTTGCTTCCGGATAGTGTTCTTCCAGGCGTAAAAGACATTTTATTTTCGATCCGAGAATTAGTAAAAAGTAACTTCGGATTAAAACTCAGAGCAGGGATTGTAAACGTAGGGGAGTTGAAAAGAACCGGAAAAGAATTAAAACTTTGTAAATTAAAAATTTCTGATTTTTACAATCAAGCGATTTTAACAGGTAACGCTTTGGACGTAGCGGAAAGTTTTATTAAAAACGACGATTTCTCTAATCCTTATATCATCCCTTTAACACATAAAATTAAAATCAAACCCGACTTTACCGGGTTTACTTGTCGTTGGCAGGATATTCCGAGTCATCGAGGAGAAACGGTTTCGTTTATCGTTAAGATGAATTCTTCAAGCGTTGCTTCCGATCAAGAATTGTTAAAAATAGTTTTAGACCAAGTAAGTTTACTTTTAGGAAGTGATGTGGAAATTCATCCTCTCAAGGAAGAAAAAATTAAAGTGGATTTGTCCGGAAAATACCCGAGTAAAGAAGCCACGGTTCATTCCGGAAGTAGAACCGGAATTTTTCATTTTTTAAGAAGGATTAAAATCAAAATCGAAGGACTCGCAGTCAATCTTGCTATCAAAACACAATGGAGATTTGGTCCAAAAGTAAACGGGAAAGAACTTAGAGAATTAAGAAAGTCTCAAGTGATCGCTTCTGACTTTAGAAAATATGACGGAACCTTAAAAATGGTGATTGCCTGTGATTCGAGTTCTAGAGAATCTTTTCTCAAATTTTTGGATGATCTCTATCGACAAGGAAAACTATTTTATGGTTATCATGTCTCTGATAGAGCTTTAATGACCTGTGCTTTACACGAGGGTTCTATAAGAGAAGTTCATTTTGTGGACTCCGCCGACGGAGGTTATGCCCTAGCAGCGGCTCAACTTAAGGAACAGATTAAAACTTCAAGAGATTAA